The proteins below come from a single Serratia fonticola genomic window:
- the napA gene encoding nitrate reductase catalytic subunit NapA codes for MKLSRRDFMKANAAVAAATAAGLTIPTVAQAVVGSGDEIKWDKAPCRFCGTGCGVLVGTQNGRIVASQGDPDAPVNRGLNCIKGYFLPKIMYGKDRLTQPMLRMKNGQYDKEGEFTPITWEKAFDVMEEKFKGALKEKGPEAVGMFGSGQWTVWEGYAASKLFKAGLRSNNLDPNARHCMASAVVGFMRTFGMDEPMGCYDDIEQADAFVLWGSNMAEMHPILWSRITNRRLGNDKVNVSVLSTFEHRSFELADNGMVFTPQTDLAIMNYIANYIIQNNAVDQDFLKQHVNIRKGVTDIGYGLRPTHPLEKAAKNPGSDASEPMSFEDYKAFVAEYTLEKTAEMSGVPKDQLEALAKLYADPNVKVVSYWTMGFNQHTRGVWANNLCYNLHLLTGKISKPGCGPFSLTGQPSACGTAREVGTFSHRLPADMVVTNEKHRQIAEQKWQLPAGTIPEKVGLHAVAQDRALKDGKLNAYWVMCNNNMQAGPNINEERMPGWRDPRNFIVVSDPYPTVSALAADLILPTAMWVEKEGAYGNAERRTQFWHQQVKAPGEAKSDLWQLVEFAKRFKVEEVWPAELVNQKPEYRGKTLYDVLFVNGEVNKYKLEEIPADQLNDESREFGFYIQKGLFEEYAGFGRGHGHDLAAFDMYHKARGLRWPVVDGKETLWRYREGTDPYVKAGESVRFYGKPDGKAVIFALPFEPAAESPDQEYDLWLSTGRVLEHWHTGSMTRRVPELHRAFPEAVLFIHPLDAKSRNLRRGDKVKVLSRRGEVVSIVETRGRNRPPKGLVYMPFFDAAQLVNNLTLDATDPLSKETDYKKCAVKLEKV; via the coding sequence ATGAAACTCAGTCGTCGAGACTTCATGAAAGCGAACGCCGCAGTGGCTGCAGCCACTGCAGCCGGGCTGACGATCCCAACGGTCGCCCAAGCCGTGGTTGGCAGCGGTGACGAAATCAAATGGGACAAAGCACCTTGCCGTTTCTGCGGCACCGGGTGTGGCGTTCTGGTCGGTACCCAAAATGGCCGCATTGTGGCTTCGCAGGGCGATCCGGATGCTCCGGTTAACCGGGGCCTGAACTGTATCAAAGGCTACTTCCTGCCCAAGATCATGTACGGCAAGGATCGACTGACACAGCCAATGCTGCGCATGAAGAACGGGCAGTATGACAAAGAAGGTGAGTTTACTCCCATCACTTGGGAAAAAGCCTTCGACGTCATGGAAGAAAAATTCAAAGGGGCACTGAAAGAAAAAGGGCCTGAGGCAGTAGGCATGTTCGGCTCCGGCCAGTGGACGGTATGGGAAGGCTATGCGGCCTCCAAACTGTTCAAAGCGGGTCTGCGTTCCAACAACCTCGATCCAAACGCGCGCCACTGCATGGCTTCTGCCGTGGTCGGCTTTATGCGCACCTTTGGCATGGATGAACCGATGGGCTGCTACGATGATATCGAGCAGGCCGACGCCTTCGTGCTGTGGGGCTCCAATATGGCGGAAATGCACCCGATCCTGTGGTCGCGCATTACCAACCGCCGCCTGGGCAACGATAAGGTCAACGTCTCGGTACTTTCCACCTTTGAACACCGCAGCTTCGAGCTGGCGGATAACGGCATGGTGTTCACCCCGCAGACCGATCTGGCGATCATGAACTACATCGCCAACTACATTATTCAGAACAACGCGGTTGACCAGGATTTCCTCAAGCAGCACGTCAATATCCGCAAAGGGGTGACCGATATCGGTTACGGTCTGCGCCCAACCCACCCGTTGGAGAAAGCGGCGAAGAACCCAGGCAGCGATGCTTCTGAGCCGATGAGCTTCGAAGATTACAAGGCCTTTGTGGCGGAATACACGCTGGAAAAGACCGCCGAAATGAGCGGCGTGCCAAAAGACCAACTGGAAGCGCTGGCAAAACTGTATGCCGACCCGAATGTGAAGGTCGTGTCTTACTGGACGATGGGCTTCAACCAGCATACCCGTGGCGTCTGGGCCAATAACCTCTGCTACAACCTGCACTTGCTGACCGGTAAGATCTCTAAGCCAGGCTGCGGGCCATTCTCACTGACTGGCCAACCTTCCGCCTGCGGTACCGCGCGTGAAGTGGGGACGTTCTCCCACCGCCTGCCAGCAGACATGGTGGTGACCAACGAGAAACACCGCCAGATTGCCGAACAGAAATGGCAACTGCCAGCGGGTACCATCCCGGAAAAAGTCGGGCTGCATGCGGTTGCGCAAGACCGTGCGTTGAAAGACGGCAAGCTGAATGCCTACTGGGTGATGTGTAACAACAACATGCAGGCCGGGCCAAATATTAATGAAGAACGCATGCCAGGCTGGCGCGATCCGCGCAACTTTATCGTGGTTTCCGATCCGTACCCAACGGTGAGCGCATTGGCCGCCGACCTGATCCTGCCTACGGCGATGTGGGTAGAAAAAGAAGGGGCATACGGCAACGCTGAGCGCCGTACTCAGTTCTGGCATCAGCAGGTGAAAGCACCGGGCGAGGCCAAGTCTGACCTGTGGCAGTTGGTGGAATTTGCCAAACGCTTCAAGGTGGAAGAAGTCTGGCCTGCGGAGCTGGTAAACCAGAAGCCGGAATACCGTGGCAAAACCCTGTACGACGTGCTGTTCGTCAATGGTGAAGTGAACAAGTACAAGCTGGAAGAGATCCCGGCCGACCAGTTAAACGACGAGTCGCGCGAGTTCGGTTTCTACATCCAGAAAGGGCTGTTTGAAGAGTATGCCGGGTTTGGCCGTGGCCATGGTCACGATCTGGCCGCCTTTGATATGTACCATAAGGCGCGCGGCTTACGCTGGCCAGTGGTGGATGGCAAAGAAACCCTGTGGCGCTACCGCGAAGGGACCGATCCTTATGTGAAGGCCGGTGAAAGCGTGCGCTTCTATGGCAAGCCAGACGGCAAAGCGGTGATCTTCGCACTGCCGTTCGAACCTGCGGCGGAAAGCCCGGATCAGGAATACGATCTGTGGTTGTCCACTGGCCGCGTGCTGGAACATTGGCACACTGGTTCGATGACGCGCCGGGTGCCAGAGCTGCACAGAGCCTTCCCTGAGGCGGTGCTGTTTATCCATCCGCTGGACGCCAAGAGCCGCAATCTACGCCGTGGCGACAAGGTGAAGGTACTGTCACGCCGTGGTGAAGTCGTGAGCATCGTCGAAACCCGTGGCCGTAACCGTCCGCCGAAAGGTCTGGTGTATATGCCATTCTTTGATGCCGCGCAGTTGGTCAATAACTTGACGCTGGATGCCACCGATCCGCTGTCGAAAGAGACCGACTACAA
- the napD gene encoding chaperone NapD produces MMSSEWHVSGLMVQARPDKFPALISALLAIPDTEIPAQDQQQGKLVVVMQAARSDALLEKIESVRNLEGVLAVSLVYHQQDEQGEVMP; encoded by the coding sequence ATAATGAGCAGTGAATGGCACGTAAGCGGGTTGATGGTGCAGGCCAGGCCTGACAAATTCCCGGCGCTGATCTCGGCGCTGCTGGCAATCCCTGATACGGAAATTCCGGCGCAGGATCAACAGCAGGGCAAATTGGTAGTCGTTATGCAAGCAGCGCGCTCCGATGCGTTGCTGGAAAAAATTGAGTCGGTACGCAATCTGGAAGGCGTGTTGGCAGTGTCGCTGGTCTATCACCAGCAGGATGAGCAAGGTGAGGTAATGCCATGA
- the napF gene encoding ferredoxin-type protein NapF — MAELSRRRLLSGQWRHQTDAIRPPWSREAPLFLAGCTRCQACVNACETGVLISGSGGYPEIDFQRAECTFCRQCADACEAPLFYPPQHQPWQQVASFSAVCLAMQGVECRSCQDSCETQAIRFRPRLGGIAQPALEAAACNGCGACVAGCPTSAIAITRSENNEQ, encoded by the coding sequence ATGGCCGAATTGTCGCGACGCAGATTGCTCAGCGGACAATGGCGTCATCAAACTGATGCGATCCGTCCCCCGTGGTCGCGTGAAGCCCCTCTCTTCCTTGCGGGTTGTACCCGGTGCCAGGCCTGCGTTAACGCCTGTGAAACCGGTGTATTGATCAGCGGCAGTGGCGGATATCCCGAAATCGATTTCCAACGCGCGGAATGTACCTTTTGCCGACAATGCGCAGATGCCTGCGAAGCCCCACTGTTTTACCCACCACAGCATCAACCCTGGCAACAAGTGGCGTCGTTTTCGGCCGTTTGCCTGGCGATGCAGGGGGTAGAATGTCGCAGTTGTCAGGACAGTTGTGAAACGCAGGCAATCCGTTTTCGGCCACGGTTAGGCGGCATAGCCCAACCGGCGCTAGAGGCGGCGGCGTGCAATGGTTGTGGTGCCTGCGTTGCCGGCTGCCCGACCTCGGCGATTGCAATAACCCGGAGTGAAAATAATGAGCAGTGA
- the narQ gene encoding nitrate/nitrite two-component system sensor histidine kinase NarQ, which translates to MLVKRSVTGSLAKALIAIVILSVLSTGLALTTVAGSLQDAEAINIAGSLRMQSYRLAYELTNGSAEVQQHLVQYQQSLTAPALLKLDRFYVPDDVRQKYLTLRQAWLVLEKQILAGNPENYQANVASYVNQIDHFVLALQRYSEQKLTIVATISVMGYIAIIALVLFCIRFMRRQVVTPLKRLVDASLRMQQRDFNHPPLDVSLPNELGVLSQTFTTMSGELAKLYQSLEQKVQEKTERLQQANRTLEVLYSCSQALSVGQLDQRAFEKVLHIIKLSEQLHCIRLNVEDSLSQWQVSSGEPVAELAWHSQVIMQDNKPLGSLSWQHEQQPPHPHLMQSVTNMLSRGVYFNRAQKQHMQFLLMEERATIARELHDSLAQALTFLRIQLTLLKRTLTGHSSQADEIIDDFDRALADAYRQLRELLATFRLSIQDADLNAALQQVLEPLKLLTSARIQLHCRLASQALNAQQQVHALQIVREAVLNAIKHADAQEIVIHCEVSPSGDNEITICDDGCGIDSLDEPEGHYGLTIMSERASRLNGTLHIRRGNAGGTEVCLSFPP; encoded by the coding sequence TTGCTCGTAAAACGCTCAGTGACCGGCAGCCTGGCGAAGGCGCTGATAGCCATCGTGATCCTTTCCGTGCTGTCCACCGGACTGGCGCTGACCACCGTGGCCGGCAGCCTGCAAGATGCCGAAGCGATCAATATCGCGGGATCGTTGCGCATGCAGAGTTACCGGTTGGCGTATGAGCTCACTAACGGTTCCGCTGAAGTGCAGCAGCACCTGGTGCAGTATCAACAGTCGCTAACGGCTCCGGCCCTGCTTAAACTCGATCGATTTTATGTGCCTGACGATGTGCGGCAAAAATACCTGACGCTGCGCCAGGCCTGGCTGGTGCTGGAAAAACAGATCCTGGCCGGGAACCCGGAAAACTATCAGGCCAACGTGGCCAGCTATGTCAATCAGATCGACCATTTTGTCCTGGCTTTGCAGCGCTATTCCGAACAAAAGCTGACCATCGTAGCGACGATCAGCGTGATGGGCTACATCGCCATCATTGCCCTGGTGCTGTTCTGCATCCGCTTTATGCGCCGCCAAGTGGTCACCCCGCTCAAGCGCCTGGTGGACGCCAGCCTGCGTATGCAACAACGCGATTTTAATCATCCGCCGCTCGACGTTTCATTGCCAAACGAACTGGGCGTTCTGTCGCAAACCTTCACCACCATGTCTGGCGAATTGGCGAAGCTCTACCAATCACTGGAACAGAAGGTGCAGGAAAAAACCGAGCGACTACAGCAGGCCAACCGCACGCTGGAGGTGCTTTACAGCTGCTCCCAGGCGCTGAGCGTTGGGCAGTTGGATCAGCGGGCGTTTGAGAAGGTCTTGCATATCATCAAGCTGAGCGAACAATTACATTGTATCCGGCTCAATGTGGAAGACAGCCTCAGCCAATGGCAGGTCAGCAGTGGTGAACCGGTGGCGGAACTGGCCTGGCATTCGCAGGTGATTATGCAAGACAACAAACCTTTGGGTAGCCTGAGCTGGCAACATGAGCAACAACCGCCCCACCCACACCTGATGCAAAGCGTGACCAATATGCTCAGCCGCGGGGTTTACTTTAACCGCGCACAAAAGCAGCATATGCAGTTCCTACTGATGGAGGAACGCGCCACCATCGCCCGCGAGCTACATGATTCGTTAGCCCAGGCACTCACCTTCCTGCGCATCCAGCTCACCTTGCTCAAACGTACCCTGACAGGCCATTCCTCGCAGGCAGATGAGATCATTGATGATTTTGATCGGGCGCTGGCGGATGCCTACCGCCAATTGCGCGAACTGCTGGCCACCTTCCGGTTGAGTATTCAGGATGCCGATCTGAATGCCGCGTTGCAGCAGGTATTGGAACCATTAAAACTGCTGACCAGCGCGCGGATTCAGTTACACTGTCGGTTAGCCTCACAGGCGTTGAATGCCCAACAACAGGTTCATGCGCTACAGATCGTGCGTGAAGCCGTGCTTAATGCCATCAAACACGCTGATGCGCAGGAAATTGTGATCCATTGCGAAGTCTCCCCCAGCGGTGACAACGAGATCACCATTTGTGACGACGGCTGCGGCATCGACAGCCTGGATGAACCGGAAGGCCATTACGGGCTAACCATTATGAGCGAACGCGCATCGCGTCTGAACGGTACGTTACATATCAGGCGTGGCAATGCCGGGGGCACGGAGGTCTGTCTTAGCTTCCCGCCATAA
- the narP gene encoding nitrate/nitrite response regulator protein NarP, with product MVMKNYRVMIVDDHPLMRRGIKQLLGLDPTFTVVAEASGGAEAIALAAQFTPDVILLDLNMKGLSGLDTLKALRDEGVDARIIVLTVSDSRSDVYALIDAGADGYLLKDSEPEQLLEHIRQAAEGQNVISDAVADYLSSRSEQHDPFAALTERELDVLQEVARGMSNKQVAAQLHISEETVKVHIRNMLRKLNVRSRVAATVMYLEAKSQ from the coding sequence ATTGTGATGAAAAATTACCGAGTAATGATCGTGGACGATCACCCGTTGATGCGCCGTGGCATCAAACAGTTACTGGGGCTAGATCCTACTTTCACCGTGGTGGCAGAAGCCAGCGGCGGTGCTGAGGCGATCGCCCTGGCTGCACAGTTCACGCCAGACGTGATCCTGCTCGATCTGAACATGAAGGGACTTTCAGGGCTGGATACGCTGAAAGCACTGCGCGATGAAGGGGTGGATGCACGCATCATCGTACTGACCGTTTCCGACTCCCGCAGCGACGTCTATGCGCTGATCGATGCTGGTGCCGATGGCTACCTGCTGAAAGACAGCGAGCCAGAACAGTTGCTGGAGCATATTCGCCAGGCCGCCGAGGGCCAGAACGTGATTAGCGATGCGGTTGCGGACTACCTTTCGTCACGCAGCGAACAACACGATCCCTTTGCCGCTCTGACCGAGCGTGAACTGGATGTCTTGCAGGAAGTGGCACGCGGTATGTCAAACAAGCAGGTCGCGGCGCAGTTGCATATTTCTGAAGAGACGGTGAAAGTGCACATCCGCAATATGCTGCGCAAGCTCAACGTGCGTTCGCGCGTGGCGGCAACCGTGATGTATCTGGAAGCGAAAAGCCAGTAA